The following proteins are co-located in the Hevea brasiliensis isolate MT/VB/25A 57/8 chromosome 11, ASM3005281v1, whole genome shotgun sequence genome:
- the LOC110669079 gene encoding 60S ribosomal protein L37-1: MGKGTGSFGKRRNKTHTLCVRCGRRSFHLQKSRCGACAYPASRVRKYNWSVKAIRRKTTGTGRMKYLRHVPRRFKTNFREGTQATPMNKGAAAASS; encoded by the exons ATG GGGAAAGGGACAGGAAGCTTTGGGAAGAGGAGGAATAAGACCCACACCCTCTGCGTTCGATGTGGTCGCCGGAGTTTCCACCTTCAAAAGAGCCGTTGCGGTGCTTGTGCCTATCCTGCCAGCCGCGTCAGAAAAT ATAACTGGAGCGTGAAGGCTATTCGCCGAAAGACAACTGGAACCGGCCGCATGAAGTACCTCCGTCACGTCCCGCGCCGGTTCAAAACTAACTTCAGGGAAG GAACACAAGCAACTCCAATGAACAAGGGAGCTGCTGCAGCCTCTTCGTAA
- the LOC110669134 gene encoding GTP-binding protein At2g22870, which yields MVLTHLPRFRFSIFTRPPSPLHTHFDLNLLPRLKLPTVVRPKYTLSTTEPVPISHISSNNQEILDSPQIQISLDRLFVPPETEVSLNDASLSTRILKGSNIVLSKYARNAQIVQAEFVKSSVRTEDCPADGLPEFALVGRSNVGKSSLLNSLVRRKRLALTSKKPGKTQCINHFRINDSWYLVDLPGYGYAAAPQELRTDWDKFTKDYFLNHSSLVSVFLLIDASIPAKKIDLEYASWLGQNQIPMTLIFTKCDKRKKKKNGGKRPEENVKDFQELINGFFETAPPWIMTSSVTNQGRDEILLHMAQLRNYWLKH from the exons ATGGTTCTCACTCATCTTCCAAGATTCCGCTTCTCTATCTTCACCCGTCCACCGTCCCCCCTGCACACTCACTTCGACTTAAATCTCTTACCCAGACTGAAGCTCCCCACCGTTGTTAGACCCAAATACACTTTATCCACTACTGAGCCTGTGCCCATCTCCCATATCTCCTCAAACAACCAGGAAATTTTGGATTCCCCCCAAATCCAAATTTCACTTGACAGGCTCTTCGTGCCGCCAGAGACTGAGGTTTCTCTCAATGATGCTTCCCTGAGTACCAGAATCTTGAAAGGGTCCAACATAGTATTGAGTAAGTACGCGAGGAATGCCCAGATTGTGCAGGCTGAGTTCGTGAAGAGCAGCGTGAGGACTGAGGATTGCCCTGCTGATGGATTGCCTGAGTTTGCGCTTGTGGGAAGGTCTAATGTTGGCAAATCCTCACTGCTCAATTCGCTTGTGAGAAGAAAGCGGCTTGCGCTTACCTCTAAGAAACCTG GGAAGACGCAATGCATCAATCATTTTCGGATCAATGATAGCTGGTACCTTGTTGATTTGCCTGGATATGG GTATGCAGCTGCTCCCCAGGAACTTCGGACAGATTGGGACAAGTTTACAAAAGATtattttctcaatcattcatccttGGTCTCAGTGTTCCTTCTTATAGATGCTAGTATCCCTGCAAAGAAAATAGATCTTGAATATGCCAGTTGGCTGGGTCAGAATCAG ATACCCATGACATTGATTTTTACCAAATGTGAcaagagaaagaagaaaaagaatggaggGAAAAGGCCCGAAGAAAATGTGAAGGATTTTCAGGAGTTGATAAATGGATTCTTCGAGACAGCACCACCTTGGATTATGACCAGTAGTGTTACCAATCAAGGTCGCGATGAGATACTTTTGCACATGGCTCAACTGCGGAACTACTGGCTCAAACACTAA